One Oryza glaberrima chromosome 10, OglaRS2, whole genome shotgun sequence DNA segment encodes these proteins:
- the LOC127753202 gene encoding lanC-like protein GCL2 isoform X1 translates to MGNGGGGNKKGRRDSPSPPLETPPRGELPSTSSSSSSRATKRHRVAGMADRYFPNDLPDFVAEAPDGGRGLLSLPYSSLSERLLRAALRIKDKVVEETWTRARRQVTDYTLYTGALGTALLLFKSFQVTGNRADLALAGDIVKECDAASRGLPRRFLTFICGRAGVCALGAVIAKHCNDQLLLTHYLSSFDEIIVTEKVPNELLYGRAGYLWACLFLNTRLGEKTIPHEHITSVAKDIIDEGRKLAKKGNCPLMYEWHGKKYWGAAHGLAGIMHVLMHTELKLDEKDDVKNTLLYMIRNRYPTGNYPSSEGSESDRLVHWCHGAPGVALTLAKAYQVFHDEHFKQTAAEAAEVVWNRGLLKRVGICHGVSGNAYVFLSLYRLTGNVEYLYRAKAFACFLLEKADQLIADGAMHGGDHPFSLFEGRAGMAYLLLDMVSPSESKFPAYEL, encoded by the exons atgggaaacggtggtggtgggaacaagaaggggaggagagactcgccgtcgccgccgctcgagaCCCCCCCGCGCGGCGAGTtaccgtcgacgtcgtcgtcctcctcctcgcgcgccaCCAAGCGTCACCGCGTGGCGGGCATGGCGGACCGCTACTTCCCCAACGACCTCCCGGACTTCGTCGCCGAGGCccccgacggcggccgcggcttgcTGTCGCTCCCTTACTCCAGCCTCTCCGAAAggctcctccgcgccgcgctccgGATCAAGGACAAG GTCGTGGAGGAGACGTGGACCAGGGCGCGGCGACAGGTGACGGACTACACGCTCTACACGGGCGCGCTCGGCACGGCGCTCCTGCTGTTCAAGTCCTTCCAGGTCACCGGCAACCGCGCCgacctcgccctcgccggcgacatcgTCAAGGAGTGCGACGCCGCGTCGCGTGGCCTGCC ACGCAGGTTCTTGACATTCATCTGTGGGAGGGCTGGGGTTTGCGCTCTTGGTGCAGTGATTGCAAAACATTGCAATGACCAGCTGCTACTCACACACTACCTGAGCTCATTTGATGAG ATAATAGTCACTGAGAAAGTTCCCAATGAGTTGTTATATGGAAGAGCAGGGTATTTGTGGGCTTGCTTGTTCTTGAATACGCGTCTCGGCGAGAAGACAATTCCCCATGAGCACATT ACTTCTGTGGCAAAGGACATCATCGACGAGGGAAGAAAGCTAGCTAAAAAGGGGAACTGCCCCCTGATGTATGAATGGCATGGAAAGAAGTACTGGGGTGCTGCTCATGGGCTTGCTGGCATTATGCATGTCCTCATGCACACTGAACTCAAGCTAGATGAGAAGGATGATGTTAAGAACACTCTGCTATACATGATCAGGAACAGGTATCCTACTGGCAACTATCCATCGAGTGAAGGCAGTGAATCTGACCGCTTGGTGCATTGGTGCCATGGTGCCCCTGGTGTTGCTCTTACACTCGCTAAAGCTTATCAG GTCTTCCATGATGAACATTTCAAGCAGACGGCTGCAGAGGCTGCAGAAGTTGTCTGGAACCGGGGACTTCTCAAGAGAGTTGGAATATGCCATGGTGTAAGTGGGAACGCCTACGTATTTCTCTCACTCTACCGGCTAACTGGCAATGTTGAGTACCTGTACCGGGCTAAGGCTTTTGCTTGCTTTCTGCTTGAGAAAGCTGATCAGTTGATTGCTGATGGGGCCATGCATGGGGGTGATCACCCATTTTCATTGTTTGAAGGGAGGGCTGGGATGGCTTACCTCCTTCTAGACATGGTTAGCCCATCAGAATCAAAGTTCCCAGCCTATGAGCTTTGA
- the LOC127753202 gene encoding lanC-like protein GCL2 isoform X2 encodes MGNGGGGNKKGRRDSPSPPLETPPRGELPSTSSSSSSRATKRHRVAGMADRYFPNDLPDFVAEAPDGGRGLLSLPYSSLSERLLRAALRIKDKVVEETWTRARRQVTDYTLYTGALGTALLLFKSFQVTGNRADLALAGDIVKECDAASRGLPFLTFICGRAGVCALGAVIAKHCNDQLLLTHYLSSFDEIIVTEKVPNELLYGRAGYLWACLFLNTRLGEKTIPHEHITSVAKDIIDEGRKLAKKGNCPLMYEWHGKKYWGAAHGLAGIMHVLMHTELKLDEKDDVKNTLLYMIRNRYPTGNYPSSEGSESDRLVHWCHGAPGVALTLAKAYQVFHDEHFKQTAAEAAEVVWNRGLLKRVGICHGVSGNAYVFLSLYRLTGNVEYLYRAKAFACFLLEKADQLIADGAMHGGDHPFSLFEGRAGMAYLLLDMVSPSESKFPAYEL; translated from the exons atgggaaacggtggtggtgggaacaagaaggggaggagagactcgccgtcgccgccgctcgagaCCCCCCCGCGCGGCGAGTtaccgtcgacgtcgtcgtcctcctcctcgcgcgccaCCAAGCGTCACCGCGTGGCGGGCATGGCGGACCGCTACTTCCCCAACGACCTCCCGGACTTCGTCGCCGAGGCccccgacggcggccgcggcttgcTGTCGCTCCCTTACTCCAGCCTCTCCGAAAggctcctccgcgccgcgctccgGATCAAGGACAAG GTCGTGGAGGAGACGTGGACCAGGGCGCGGCGACAGGTGACGGACTACACGCTCTACACGGGCGCGCTCGGCACGGCGCTCCTGCTGTTCAAGTCCTTCCAGGTCACCGGCAACCGCGCCgacctcgccctcgccggcgacatcgTCAAGGAGTGCGACGCCGCGTCGCGTGGCCTGCC GTTCTTGACATTCATCTGTGGGAGGGCTGGGGTTTGCGCTCTTGGTGCAGTGATTGCAAAACATTGCAATGACCAGCTGCTACTCACACACTACCTGAGCTCATTTGATGAG ATAATAGTCACTGAGAAAGTTCCCAATGAGTTGTTATATGGAAGAGCAGGGTATTTGTGGGCTTGCTTGTTCTTGAATACGCGTCTCGGCGAGAAGACAATTCCCCATGAGCACATT ACTTCTGTGGCAAAGGACATCATCGACGAGGGAAGAAAGCTAGCTAAAAAGGGGAACTGCCCCCTGATGTATGAATGGCATGGAAAGAAGTACTGGGGTGCTGCTCATGGGCTTGCTGGCATTATGCATGTCCTCATGCACACTGAACTCAAGCTAGATGAGAAGGATGATGTTAAGAACACTCTGCTATACATGATCAGGAACAGGTATCCTACTGGCAACTATCCATCGAGTGAAGGCAGTGAATCTGACCGCTTGGTGCATTGGTGCCATGGTGCCCCTGGTGTTGCTCTTACACTCGCTAAAGCTTATCAG GTCTTCCATGATGAACATTTCAAGCAGACGGCTGCAGAGGCTGCAGAAGTTGTCTGGAACCGGGGACTTCTCAAGAGAGTTGGAATATGCCATGGTGTAAGTGGGAACGCCTACGTATTTCTCTCACTCTACCGGCTAACTGGCAATGTTGAGTACCTGTACCGGGCTAAGGCTTTTGCTTGCTTTCTGCTTGAGAAAGCTGATCAGTTGATTGCTGATGGGGCCATGCATGGGGGTGATCACCCATTTTCATTGTTTGAAGGGAGGGCTGGGATGGCTTACCTCCTTCTAGACATGGTTAGCCCATCAGAATCAAAGTTCCCAGCCTATGAGCTTTGA
- the LOC127753203 gene encoding uncharacterized protein LOC127753203 isoform X1: MDQRIEHSYLPIRGLKLHIAHIGKGLNLTSFLLTSASLCFFLLFRKNSAQLLDLVIPGEAATLLFVHGFPEVWYSWRHQMIAAAAAGFRAIALDFPGYGLSEPPADLTQASWQGLMNDLLAILDSLSIPKVFLVAKDFGVKPAYDLALCHPDRVCGIVSLGVPPLVESLSFSGLPEGFYIHRWREPGRAEADFGRFDTRRILRTIYILFSRSEIPVAKQGQEIMDLADESTPMPQWFTEEDLSAYTDLYEKSGLMTAIQIPYRTKAGKAEGANPRFEMPMFVIMGQKDYILKFPALKEYMSSEKLKEIAPDYGITYIPEGSHFVQEQFPDLVNQLVIDFVSKHA, encoded by the exons ATGGATCAGAGGATTGAGCACTCCTACCTGCCCATCAGAGGCCTGAAGCTTCACATAGCTCACATTGGAAAAGGTCTGAATCTTACCTCATTTTTGTTGACATCAGCATCTCTCTGCTTTTTTTTGCTCTTCCGAAAGAATTCAGCTCAGCTTCTTGATTTGGTTATTCCAGGTGAAGCTGCAACTCTGCTCTTCGTTCATGGCTTCCCTGAGGTGTGGTACTCATGGAGGCACCAGAtgattgcagcagcagcagccgggtTCCGTGCTATTGCACTTGATTTCCCAGGCTATGGCCTCTCGGAGCCACCGGCTGACCTAACACAGGCGTCATGGCAGGGCCTGATGAATGACCTCTTGGCCATTCTAGACTCGCTGTCGATTCCCAAG GTGTTCCTTGTTGCAAAGGATTTTGGAGTCAAACCAGCATATGATCTTGCCCTCTGCCATCCGGACCGCGTATGTGGTATTGTGAGCTTAGGTGTGCCACCTCTTGTGGAAAGCCTCAGTTTCAGTGGACTTCCTGAGGGATTTTACATACACAGATGGAgg GAACCTGGGAGAGCAGAGGCGGATTTTGGCCGATTCGACACGAGGAGGATCTTGCGCACAATCTACATCCTCTTCTCCAGGAGTGAGATTCCAGTTGCCAAGCAAGGACAAGAGATCATGGACCTTGCAGATGAATCAACACCGATGCCTCAGTGGTTCACCGAAGAAGACCTCTCAGCTTACACCGACCTGTATGAGAAATCAGGTCTCATGACTGCTATCCAAATTCCATATAG GACCAAGGCTGGAAAAGCAGAAGGTGCTAATCCAAGGTTTGAAATGCCAATGTTTGTGATTATGGGTCAGAAAGACTACATCCTCAAGTTTCCAGCACTGAAGGAATATATGTCAAGCGAAAAACTGAAAGAAATTGCTCCAGACTACGGGATAACTTACATCCCAGAAGGATCCCATTTTGTTCAGGAGCAATTCCCTGACCTGGTGAATCAGCTTGTGATAGACTTCGTCAGTAAACATGCATGA
- the LOC127753203 gene encoding uncharacterized protein LOC127753203 isoform X2: protein MDQRIEHSYLPIRGLKLHIAHIGKGEAATLLFVHGFPEVWYSWRHQMIAAAAAGFRAIALDFPGYGLSEPPADLTQASWQGLMNDLLAILDSLSIPKVFLVAKDFGVKPAYDLALCHPDRVCGIVSLGVPPLVESLSFSGLPEGFYIHRWREPGRAEADFGRFDTRRILRTIYILFSRSEIPVAKQGQEIMDLADESTPMPQWFTEEDLSAYTDLYEKSGLMTAIQIPYRTKAGKAEGANPRFEMPMFVIMGQKDYILKFPALKEYMSSEKLKEIAPDYGITYIPEGSHFVQEQFPDLVNQLVIDFVSKHA, encoded by the exons ATGGATCAGAGGATTGAGCACTCCTACCTGCCCATCAGAGGCCTGAAGCTTCACATAGCTCACATTGGAAAAG GTGAAGCTGCAACTCTGCTCTTCGTTCATGGCTTCCCTGAGGTGTGGTACTCATGGAGGCACCAGAtgattgcagcagcagcagccgggtTCCGTGCTATTGCACTTGATTTCCCAGGCTATGGCCTCTCGGAGCCACCGGCTGACCTAACACAGGCGTCATGGCAGGGCCTGATGAATGACCTCTTGGCCATTCTAGACTCGCTGTCGATTCCCAAG GTGTTCCTTGTTGCAAAGGATTTTGGAGTCAAACCAGCATATGATCTTGCCCTCTGCCATCCGGACCGCGTATGTGGTATTGTGAGCTTAGGTGTGCCACCTCTTGTGGAAAGCCTCAGTTTCAGTGGACTTCCTGAGGGATTTTACATACACAGATGGAgg GAACCTGGGAGAGCAGAGGCGGATTTTGGCCGATTCGACACGAGGAGGATCTTGCGCACAATCTACATCCTCTTCTCCAGGAGTGAGATTCCAGTTGCCAAGCAAGGACAAGAGATCATGGACCTTGCAGATGAATCAACACCGATGCCTCAGTGGTTCACCGAAGAAGACCTCTCAGCTTACACCGACCTGTATGAGAAATCAGGTCTCATGACTGCTATCCAAATTCCATATAG GACCAAGGCTGGAAAAGCAGAAGGTGCTAATCCAAGGTTTGAAATGCCAATGTTTGTGATTATGGGTCAGAAAGACTACATCCTCAAGTTTCCAGCACTGAAGGAATATATGTCAAGCGAAAAACTGAAAGAAATTGCTCCAGACTACGGGATAACTTACATCCCAGAAGGATCCCATTTTGTTCAGGAGCAATTCCCTGACCTGGTGAATCAGCTTGTGATAGACTTCGTCAGTAAACATGCATGA
- the LOC127786219 gene encoding uncharacterized protein LOC127786219 codes for MADQIEHLHLPIRGLNLHIAQVGKDELGTVVFLHGFPEIWYSWRHQMLAAAAAGYRAVAPDWRGYGLSGQPPEQEEATWDDLVADVLAILDALAVPGAFLVGKDFGAMPAYDFALRHPARTRGVACLGVPFSPAPASFDAMPEGFYVLRWREAGRAEADFGRHDVRRVVRTIYILFSGADIPVAKEGQEIMDLADASTPLPPWLTEADLDVYASLYENSGFRFPLQMPYRAVHRRPSRKDARFEVPVLMVIGEKDYAFKFPGFEAAVRGGAMERFAPELKIEFLPEGSHFAQEQLPEQVNRLLLGFFTEHPVAAD; via the exons ATGGCGGATCAGATCgagcacctccacctccccatcCGTGGCCTCAACCTCCACATCGCTCAAGTCGGCAAAG ATGAGCTCGGGACGGTGGTGTTCTTGCACGGGTTCCCGGAGATATGGTACTCGTGGCGCCACCAgatgctcgccgcggcggccgctgggtaccgcgccgtcgcgccggaCTGGCGCGGGTACGGGCTGTCGGGGCAGCCGccggagcaggaggaggcgaCATGGGacgacctcgtcgccgacgtgctCGCCATCCTCGACGCGCTCGCCGTGCCCGGGGCGTTCCTGGTGGGCAAGGACTTCGGCGCCATGCCAGCCTACGACTTCGCGCTCCGCCACCCGGCGCGCACCCGCGGCGTGGCGTGCCTCGGTGTCCCCTTCAGCCCCGCCCCGGCCTCCTTCGACGCCATGCCCGAGGGCTTCTACGTCCTCCGCTGGCGC gaggcggggagggcggaggcggactTCGGGCGGCACGACGTGCGGCGGGTGGTGCGCACCATCTACAtcctcttctccggcgccgacaTCCCCGTCGCCAAGGAAGGGCAGGAGATCATGGACCTCGCCGACGCctccacgccgctgccgccgtggcTCACCGAGGCCGACCTCGACGTCTACGCCTCGCTCTACGAGAACTCCGGCTTCCGCTTCCCCCTCCAGATGCCTTACAG GGCGGTACATAGGAGGCCAAGCCGGAAGGACGCGAGGTTCGAGGTGCCGGTGCTGATGGTGATTGGGGAGAAGGACTACGCGTTCAAGTTCCCGGGGTTCGAGGCCGCCGTGCGGGGCGGCGCCATGGAGAGGTTTGCGCCGGAGCTGAAGATCGAGTTCCTCCCGGAGGGGAGCCACTTCGCGCAggagcagctcccggagcaggtcAACCGGCTCCTCCTCGGCTTCTTCACCGAGCACCCGGTTGCCGCCGATTGA
- the LOC127752556 gene encoding uncharacterized protein LOC127752556, with translation MATAEQRQIEHVHLPVRGLTLHVAQAGKGELGTVVFLHGFPEIWYSWRHQMLAVAAAGYRAVAPDWRGYGLSDQPPEPEAAAYDDLIEDLLAILDALVVPKAFLVGKDFGAMPAYDFALRHPNRTCGVMCLGIPLGTAGLSFDTLPEGFYILRWAQPGRAEADFGKYDVKRVVRTIYILFSRSEIPIAKENQEIMDLADLSTPLPEWFSEEDLDVYSSLYENSGFRYPLQMPYRSLHQRKPIGDAKFQVPVFIVMGEKDYVFKFPGIESAMKDGTMEKHAPNIKITYIPEGGHFVQEQFPDYVNELLLGFLKDHPVAI, from the exons ATGgccacggcggagcagcggcagaTCGAGCACGTCCACCTCCCCGTGCGGGGGCTCACCCTCCACGTCGCGCAAGCCGGCAAAG GGGAGCTCGGGACGGTGGTGTTCCTGCACGGGTTCCCGGAGATATGGTACTCGTGGCGCCACCAgatgctcgccgtcgccgccgcagggtaccgcgccgtcgcgccggaCTGGCGTGGGTACGGGCTCTCCGAccagccgccggagccggaggcggcggcgtacgaCGACCTCATCGAGGATCTCCTCGCCATCCTCGACGCCCTCGTCGTGCCCAAG GCATTCCTTGTTGGAAAGGATTTTGGGGCAATGCCAGCTTACGACTTTGCTCTCCGTCACCCAAACCGCACATGTGGTGTGATGTGTCTGGGCATCCCCTTAGGCACTGCTGGTTTGTCCTTTGACACATTGCCAGAAGGATTCTACATTTTACGTTGGGCG CAACCAGGAAGAGCAGAAGCTGACTTTGGCAAGTATGATGTAAAGAGAGTTGTGCGCACCATCTACATACTATTCTCTAGGAGCGAGATCCCCATAGCTAAGGAAAATCAAGAGATCATGGATCTTGCAGACTTATCGACACCCCTTCCCGAGTGGTTTAGTGAGGAGGATCTTGATGTCTACTCATCCCTCTATGAGAATTCTGGTTTTAGATATCCGCTACAGATGCCATATag GTCTCTGCACCAGAGAAAACCAATTGGAGATGCAAAATTCCAAGTCCCAGTGTTTATTGTCATGGGAGAAAAAGATTATGTCTTTAAGTTCCCTGGTATCGAGTCTGCTATGAAAGACGGAACTATGGAGAAGCATGCACCAAACATAAAGATCACCTACATCCCTGAAGGAGGGCATTTTGTGCAGGAGCAGTTCCCTGACTATGTGAATGAGCTCCTTCTTGGCTTCTTGAAAGATCATCCTGTGGCTATATAA
- the LOC127752555 gene encoding uncharacterized protein LOC127752555 — protein MATAEQQQQIEHVHLPVRGLTLHVAQAGKGELGTVVFLHGFPEIWYSWRHQMLAVAAAGYRAVAPDWRGYGLSDQPPEPEAAAYDDLVEDLLAILDALAVPKAFLVGKDFGAMPAYSFALCHPNRTCGVMCLGIPFGVNSSSLNTLPEGFYILRWAQPGRAEADFGKYDIRRVVRTIYILFSRNEIPIAKEDQEIMDLADLSTPLPEWFSEEDLDVYSSLYEKSGFRYPLQMPYRSMHQNKPIGDAKFQVPVFVVMGEKDYVFKIPGIESVMKDGSMEKHAPDLKITYIPEGCHFVQEQFPELVNELLLSFLKDHPMAV, from the exons ATGGCCAcggcggagcagcagcagcagatcgaGCACGTCCACCTCCCCGTGCGGGGGCTCACCCTCCACGTCGCGCAAGCCGGCAAAG GCGAGCTCGGGACGGTGGTGTTCCTGCACGGGTTCCCGGAGATATGGTACTCGTGGCGCCACCAgatgctcgccgtcgccgccgccgggtacCGCGCCGTCGCGCCCGACTGGCGCGGGTACGGGCTCTCCGAccagccgccggagccggaggcggcggcgtacgaCGACCTCGTCGAGGATCTCCTCGCCATCCTCGACGCCCTCGCCGTGCCCAAG GCCTTTCTTGTTGGGAAGGACTTTGGGGCCATGCCAGCTTATAGTTTTGCTCTCTGTCATCCAAATCGTACATGTGGTGTGATGTGTTTGGGCATCCCTTTCGGCGTTAATAGTTCATCCTTAAACACCTTACCAGAAGGATTCTACATTTTACGTTGGGCG CAACCAGGAAGAGCAGAAGCTGACTTTGGCAAGTATGATATCAGGAGAGTCGTGCGCACTATCTACATACTCTTCTCTAGGAACGAGATCCCCATAGCTAAGGAAGATCAAGAGATCATGGATCTTGCAGACTTATCGACACCCCTCCCCGAGTGGTTTAGTGAGGAGGATCTTGATGTCTACTCATCCCTCTATGAGAAGTCTGGTTTTCGATATCCGCTACAGATGCCATATAG GTCCATGCATCAGAACAAACCAATTGGAGATGCAAAATTTCAAGTCCCGGTGTTTGTTGTCATGGGAGAGAAAGATTATGTCTTCAAGATACCTGGTATCGAGTCTGTTATGAAAGACGGCAGCATGGAGAAGCATGCACCAGACCTAAAGATCACCTACATTCCTGAAGGATGCCATTTTGTGCAGGAGCAGTTCCCTGAGCTTGTGAATGAGCTTCTTCTTAGCTTCTTGAAAGACCATCCTATGGCTGTTTAG
- the LOC127752554 gene encoding uncharacterized protein LOC127752554: protein MAAATEQPPQQITEIEHAHLPVRGLSLHVAQAGKGELGTVVFLHGFPEIWYSWRHQMLAVAAAGYRAVAPDWRGYGLSDQPPEPEAAEYDDLIEDLLAILDALAVPKAFLVAKDFGALVAYDFALCHPNRTCGVMGLGIPFGNDASSMNTLPEGLYIFRWAQPGRAEADFGRYNIKRVVRTIYILFSKSEIPMAKEDQEIMDLADLSTPLPEWFTEEDLDVYSSLYEKSGFRYPLQMPYRSLHKRKPIGDAKFQVPVFVVMGEKDYVYKFPGVESAMKDGTMERHAPDIKITYIPEGSHFVQEQFPDYVNELLLAFLKDHPVDK from the exons atggccgccgccacggagcagccgccgcagcagaTCACCGAGATCGAGCACGCCCACCTCCCCGTGCGTGGGCTCAGCCTCCACGTCGCGCAGGCGGGCAAAG GGGAGCTCGGGACGGTGGTGTTCCTACACGGGTTCCCGGAGATATGGTACTCGTGGCGCCACCAgatgctcgccgtcgccgccgccgggtatCGCGCCGTCGCGCCGGACTGGCGCGGGTACGGGCTCTCCGAccagccgccggagccggaggcggcggagtaCGACGACCTCATCGAGGATCTCCTCGCCATCCTCGACGCCCTCGCCGTGCCCAAG GCATTCCTTGTTGCAAAGGATTTTGGGGCCTTGGTAGCTTATGATTTTGCTCTGTGTCACCCAAACCGCACATGTGGTGTGATGGGTTTGGGCATCCCTTTCGGTAACGATGCTTCATCCATGAACACCTTGCCAGAAGGACTCTACATTTTTCGTTGGGCG CAACCAGGAAGAGCGGAGGCTGACTTTGGCAGGTATAATATTAAGAGAGTTGTGCGCACTATCTATATTCTCTTTTCTAAGAGCGAGATCCCCATGGCTAAGGAAGATCAAGAGATCATGGATCTTGCAGACTTGTCAACACCCCTTCCTGAGTGGTTTACTGAGGAGGATCTTGATGTATACTCATCTCTCTATGAGAAATCCGGTTTTCGATATCCACTACAGATGCCATATAG GTCTCTCCATAAGAGGAAACCAATTGGAGATGCAAAATTCCAAGTCCCAGTGTTTGTTGTCATGGGGGAGAAAGATTATGTCTACAAGTTCCCTGGCGTCGAGTCTGCTATGAAAGACGGCACTATGGAGAGGCATGCACCAGACATAAAGATCACCTATATCCCTGAAGGGAGCCATTTTGTGCAGGAGCAATTCCCTGACTATGTGAATGAGCTCCTTCTTGCATTCTTGAAAGATCATCCCGTGGATAAATAG